A genomic stretch from Flavobacterium sp. KS-LB2 includes:
- a CDS encoding TonB-dependent receptor codes for MKFKLLFFTLLITAISFSQSKGTISGMLTDKDANNQSLPFANVLIKGTNIGTNTDIDGKYTITILPGNYTLQFSFVGYESVEVPVTVVANETVTVNKALGSGSYKLEDVVIKNTASREKETALLLDQKQAVVIKQSIGAQEMARKGVSDVEEGLTKITGITKVDGRGLFIRGLEDRYNNLLINDLQSPSNSPFKKIIPLDLFPTDVVGVLNIYKTFNPNISGDFAGATVNIETPQPKNITKLNIGFGYTTNNNLQDFLLSDDANSTKGSLGMIGNDRALPSIFGSVPSGQKLSPAEYENGFGKKSWDVNNTKSPLNSSIGFLHAQKFNLKNERNISYIMSFNFDNKYSYREGVDRTFNLGQGNYDNNLYNTQYSYQTTFSGLAGLKYKSNRFNLNFNTFLIKATESKIQDQLGYTNSLANQTNNLIRLNQYEESNYWNSQLYGDYKLSEDGKHSLKAGGSYVKTSFQQPDRKFITGIKVNDSEINMSYGGNNLNRQFLDVKGNFYYSSLLEYNLKFGDNEDPNKLSIGYNSSLNDMQSSYRFFSGRRNLEKNYTADLSTISQNINEDINNGIVYVQEESNGDYKVKLNQFVNAGYFNLFLNFGEKWDLNAGIRGESSTRTIKYREQGDPFGSAYRKKTDDKLDILPSINAKRILNENSNLRLSLAKTITRPVAMELLPINYINADGTSESGNPDLKDSENYNVDFKYELFPNNKELFAVGVFGKMINDPIERVFKPTANSGGQITTFKNSEQAVIYGAEIEMLFQLSRINESLSNFSLGFNTSLMSTDVKIDLKKQGNELENSTNRKLQGASSWLINSDLKYDFILNKDWKNSMTLVYNVYGDRIFAVGSSGIDHIYEKSFSKLDFVWTNSISKSIELKFSVDNILNPSYKKELGSKSTLNITEDSLILREFKKGVGFSFNIGYTF; via the coding sequence ATGAAATTCAAGTTACTATTTTTCACGTTATTAATAACAGCTATTTCTTTCTCACAGAGCAAAGGAACGATTTCTGGAATGTTAACAGACAAAGATGCTAATAATCAATCCTTACCATTTGCTAACGTTCTTATTAAAGGAACTAACATAGGAACTAATACTGATATTGATGGTAAATATACCATAACAATACTACCCGGAAACTATACTTTGCAATTTAGTTTTGTTGGATATGAATCTGTAGAAGTTCCTGTAACTGTAGTGGCAAATGAAACCGTAACCGTAAACAAAGCGTTAGGTTCTGGAAGCTACAAACTAGAGGATGTTGTTATAAAAAATACGGCTAGCCGCGAAAAGGAAACCGCACTTTTATTAGACCAAAAACAAGCAGTCGTAATTAAACAAAGTATTGGTGCTCAAGAAATGGCCCGTAAAGGAGTTAGCGATGTTGAGGAAGGTTTGACTAAAATTACTGGAATCACTAAAGTGGACGGTAGAGGATTATTCATAAGAGGATTAGAAGACCGTTACAATAATTTATTGATAAACGATTTACAATCTCCATCAAATAGCCCTTTCAAAAAAATCATTCCATTGGATTTATTTCCAACAGATGTTGTGGGAGTATTGAATATTTACAAAACTTTCAATCCTAATATTTCTGGAGATTTTGCTGGAGCAACTGTTAATATTGAAACACCTCAACCAAAAAACATCACTAAATTGAATATTGGTTTTGGATATACGACTAACAATAATTTACAAGATTTCTTACTATCTGATGATGCCAATTCTACTAAGGGAAGCTTAGGAATGATAGGCAATGACAGAGCACTTCCTAGTATTTTTGGATCGGTACCAAGCGGACAAAAACTTTCTCCTGCTGAATACGAAAATGGATTTGGCAAAAAATCATGGGATGTAAACAACACAAAAAGCCCCTTGAATTCTAGTATTGGTTTTTTACATGCACAAAAATTCAATCTTAAAAATGAAAGAAACATTAGTTACATCATGTCTTTCAATTTTGATAATAAATATTCTTACAGAGAAGGTGTTGATAGAACTTTCAACCTTGGACAAGGGAACTACGACAATAATTTATACAATACGCAATACAGTTACCAAACTACTTTTTCTGGTTTAGCCGGTTTAAAATATAAGTCAAACCGTTTTAATTTAAACTTCAACACCTTCTTGATTAAAGCTACTGAAAGCAAAATTCAAGATCAATTGGGATACACAAATAGTTTAGCAAATCAAACTAATAACCTAATCCGATTGAACCAATACGAAGAATCTAACTATTGGAACTCTCAATTATACGGAGATTATAAATTGAGCGAAGACGGAAAACACAGTTTAAAAGCTGGTGGATCTTATGTAAAAACTTCTTTTCAACAACCTGATAGAAAATTCATCACAGGTATAAAAGTAAATGACAGCGAAATAAACATGTCTTATGGTGGTAATAACTTGAACCGTCAATTCCTTGATGTAAAAGGAAACTTCTACTACTCGTCCCTTTTAGAATATAATTTGAAATTTGGAGACAACGAAGATCCTAATAAGTTATCTATTGGATACAATAGCTCATTGAATGACATGCAATCTTCTTACCGTTTCTTCTCTGGAAGAAGAAATTTAGAGAAAAACTACACTGCTGATTTAAGCACGATTAGCCAAAACATCAACGAGGACATCAATAACGGAATTGTTTATGTTCAGGAAGAGTCTAACGGAGATTATAAAGTAAAACTAAATCAGTTTGTTAATGCTGGATATTTCAACTTGTTCCTAAATTTTGGAGAAAAATGGGATTTGAATGCAGGAATTAGAGGAGAAAGTTCTACTCGTACTATAAAATATAGAGAACAAGGAGATCCTTTTGGAAGTGCTTATCGCAAAAAGACAGATGACAAACTTGACATCTTACCGTCTATAAATGCAAAACGCATTTTGAACGAAAATAGCAATTTGAGATTATCATTGGCAAAAACAATAACACGTCCAGTAGCGATGGAGTTATTACCAATAAACTACATCAATGCTGATGGAACTTCAGAAAGCGGAAACCCAGATTTAAAAGATAGCGAAAACTATAATGTAGATTTCAAATATGAATTGTTTCCTAACAACAAAGAATTATTTGCAGTAGGAGTATTTGGAAAAATGATTAACGATCCTATTGAAAGGGTATTCAAACCAACTGCTAATAGTGGTGGTCAAATCACAACTTTCAAAAACTCAGAGCAAGCCGTTATTTATGGTGCTGAAATAGAAATGCTTTTCCAATTGAGCAGAATAAACGAATCACTTTCTAATTTCTCTCTAGGTTTCAATACGTCATTAATGAGTACTGATGTGAAAATTGATCTTAAAAAACAAGGGAATGAACTAGAGAACAGTACGAATCGTAAATTGCAAGGTGCTTCTAGCTGGTTAATCAATTCTGATTTAAAATATGATTTCATCCTCAATAAAGATTGGAAAAACTCCATGACATTAGTTTACAACGTGTACGGAGATCGTATTTTCGCTGTAGGTTCTTCAGGAATTGATCACATCTACGAGAAATCTTTTAGCAAATTAGATTTTGTTTGGACAAACTCTATTTCAAAAAGTATCGAACTTAAATTTAGTGTAGACAATATCTTAAATCCAAGTTATAAAAAAGAACTAGGTAGCAAAAGCACTTTAAACATTACTGAAGACTCACTGATTTTAAGAGAATTCAAAAAAGGTGTCGGGTTCTCCTTTAACATAGGATATACGTTTTAA
- a CDS encoding response regulator transcription factor: MKKKNTKILLVDDEPDILEIVGYNLSQEGYQIVTAANGREAIAKAKKEMPDLIIMDVMMPEMDGMEACENIRKIPELSNIIITFLTARSEDYSQVAGFDAGADDYITKPIKPKLLVSKVKALLRRLKEKEQNSETLNVGGIEINREEYKIVKDNVEIALPRKEFELFYLLASKPGKVFKRDEILDKVWGNEVVVGGRTIDVHIRKLREKIGEELFKTIKGVGYKFEV, encoded by the coding sequence ATGAAGAAAAAAAACACAAAGATTCTATTAGTAGATGATGAGCCAGATATCCTAGAAATTGTAGGATACAACCTTTCTCAAGAGGGGTATCAAATCGTTACAGCTGCAAATGGGAGAGAGGCTATAGCTAAGGCTAAAAAAGAAATGCCAGACCTAATTATAATGGATGTAATGATGCCGGAAATGGATGGAATGGAAGCTTGCGAAAACATTAGAAAGATTCCTGAACTCAGTAATATAATCATTACTTTTTTGACAGCCAGAAGTGAAGATTATTCTCAAGTAGCAGGCTTTGATGCTGGTGCGGATGATTATATCACAAAACCAATTAAACCCAAATTACTGGTCAGTAAGGTAAAAGCATTATTACGCCGATTAAAAGAAAAGGAGCAGAACAGCGAAACACTTAACGTAGGCGGAATCGAAATAAATCGCGAAGAATACAAAATAGTTAAAGATAATGTCGAAATTGCATTACCTAGAAAGGAGTTTGAATTGTTCTATCTACTCGCTTCAAAACCAGGAAAAGTATTCAAAAGAGATGAGATCTTGGACAAAGTATGGGGCAATGAAGTCGTGGTTGGTGGAAGAACTATTGATGTTCACATCAGAAAATTACGGGAAAAAATTGGAGAAGAATTGTTTAAAACAATAAAAGGAGTGGGCTATAAGTTTGAAGTATAA
- a CDS encoding T9SS type A sorting domain-containing protein, producing the protein MAKNYFYSITLLVFLFSMSVNAQEIKQPKTQETAVIEGLSLYPNPVSNGKVYITSKNDLDKEIIIFDVLGKKVLQTTLSSRELNVSNLTSGVYIIKINEKEASATRKLIIR; encoded by the coding sequence ATGGCAAAAAACTACTTTTATAGTATCACTTTATTGGTTTTTTTATTCTCTATGAGCGTTAATGCTCAAGAAATTAAACAGCCAAAAACGCAAGAAACCGCCGTAATAGAAGGTTTAAGCTTGTACCCGAACCCTGTGAGTAATGGAAAAGTTTACATTACTTCAAAAAATGACTTAGATAAAGAAATAATTATCTTTGATGTTTTAGGAAAAAAAGTGCTTCAAACAACACTTAGTTCTAGAGAGCTTAACGTCTCTAATCTAACTTCAGGTGTCTATATTATAAAGATTAATGAAAAAGAGGCATCTGCAACGAGGAAATTAATTATTAGATAA
- a CDS encoding LuxE/PaaK family acyltransferase — protein MITSSDIFAISSQKQFEKIALKVFRFQYENNLVYQEFCDFLKTDPHKVKSLQQIPFLPIQFFKSHEVVSNTNPIQETFTSSGTTGMITSKHLVTDVTLYEESYRKGFSEFYGNIEDYVVLALLPSYLEREGSSLIYMVKDLIALSNHPESGFYLHNHDELITKLIALDQAGQNVILIGVTFALLDLIEKHEFQLQHTIIMETGGMKGKRKEMIREELHEQLCKGFGVSAIHSEYGMTELLSQAYSLGNGVFECPSWIQILVRDTEDALAYIQDGKTGGINVIDLANINSCSFIATQDLGKKNPNNSFEVLGRFDNSDIRGCNLMVL, from the coding sequence TTGATTACATCCTCTGATATATTTGCCATTTCCAGTCAAAAACAGTTTGAGAAAATTGCATTGAAAGTGTTTCGTTTTCAATACGAAAACAACTTGGTCTATCAGGAATTTTGCGATTTTTTAAAAACAGATCCTCACAAAGTAAAGTCTTTACAACAGATTCCCTTTTTACCGATTCAGTTTTTTAAGAGCCATGAAGTGGTTTCTAATACTAATCCCATTCAGGAAACATTCACCAGTAGTGGTACAACCGGAATGATTACCAGCAAACATCTGGTTACTGATGTTACCTTGTATGAAGAAAGTTACCGCAAAGGATTTTCAGAATTTTATGGCAATATCGAAGATTATGTTGTTTTGGCCTTGCTTCCATCCTATCTGGAAAGAGAAGGTTCTTCCTTAATTTATATGGTCAAGGATCTAATTGCATTATCTAATCATCCTGAAAGTGGTTTTTATCTCCACAATCATGACGAATTGATTACTAAACTAATAGCGTTAGACCAAGCCGGTCAAAATGTCATTCTGATTGGTGTTACTTTTGCTTTATTGGATTTAATTGAAAAACATGAGTTTCAACTGCAGCATACCATTATCATGGAAACAGGTGGCATGAAAGGCAAACGCAAAGAAATGATTCGCGAAGAATTGCACGAACAATTGTGCAAAGGATTTGGTGTTTCAGCCATTCATTCTGAATACGGAATGACCGAATTGCTTTCGCAAGCCTATTCTTTAGGAAACGGCGTATTTGAATGCCCTTCTTGGATACAAATTCTCGTTCGTGACACCGAAGATGCCTTGGCCTATATTCAAGACGGAAAAACAGGCGGAATTAATGTGATCGATTTAGCCAACATCAATTCCTGTTCGTTTATTGCTACGCAGGATTTGGGCAAAAAAAATCCCAACAACTCTTTCGAGGTATTGGGACGTTTTGATAACTCTGATATTCGAGGTTGTAATTTGATGGTTCTTTAA
- a CDS encoding NAD-dependent epimerase/dehydratase family protein — MILVTGGTGLVGAHLLLHLIESRSIGTEKVRAIYRSVASIEKTKSLFSLYKKESLFQQIEWIPADITEVPSLEIAFQNIDTVYHCAALISFDPKDEDILRKTNIEGTANIVNFCIAYQIKKLCFISSIATLGDLLPHEKFITEETEWNPEKYHNDYAISKYGAEMEIWRGQQEGLEVIIVNPGVILGPGFREQGSGQLFTKVKNGLKFYTLGSTGFVAVADVVRMAHQLMKSEIKNERFTLIAENSVFRDILNAMADALGVQRPEIHAKPFFMEMLWRLDWFVSTVFQQKRKLSQATARASYSVNNYSNQKIKDTLKTDFIDVHQYIKEISKL, encoded by the coding sequence ATGATTTTAGTCACAGGAGGAACCGGTTTAGTAGGCGCACATTTATTGCTTCATTTAATTGAATCCCGAAGTATCGGGACAGAAAAAGTGCGTGCCATTTATCGAAGTGTCGCTTCAATAGAGAAAACCAAGTCGCTGTTCTCTCTGTACAAAAAGGAATCGTTGTTCCAGCAAATCGAATGGATTCCCGCAGATATTACCGAAGTTCCTTCCTTAGAAATCGCCTTTCAAAATATTGATACCGTGTATCATTGTGCCGCTTTGATTTCTTTTGACCCTAAAGATGAAGATATATTGAGAAAAACAAATATTGAAGGCACTGCGAATATTGTGAATTTTTGTATCGCTTATCAAATAAAGAAACTGTGTTTTATAAGTTCCATTGCCACTTTAGGCGATTTACTGCCTCATGAAAAATTCATTACCGAAGAAACCGAATGGAATCCGGAAAAGTACCATAATGATTATGCCATTTCTAAATATGGCGCCGAAATGGAAATTTGGCGCGGACAACAAGAAGGTTTAGAGGTAATAATTGTAAATCCCGGTGTAATTCTTGGACCAGGTTTTAGAGAGCAAGGAAGCGGACAACTTTTTACGAAAGTAAAAAACGGATTGAAATTTTATACGCTGGGTTCCACCGGATTTGTTGCCGTTGCTGATGTTGTTCGAATGGCGCATCAATTGATGAAAAGCGAAATCAAAAACGAACGCTTTACTTTGATTGCAGAAAATAGTGTTTTCCGTGACATTCTGAACGCGATGGCCGATGCACTGGGTGTTCAACGACCTGAAATTCACGCAAAACCCTTTTTTATGGAAATGCTCTGGAGATTGGATTGGTTTGTTTCGACTGTTTTTCAACAAAAGAGAAAATTATCGCAAGCCACTGCAAGAGCTTCCTACTCGGTAAATAATTATTCAAATCAGAAGATTAAAGATACCTTGAAAACTGATTTTATCGATGTTCACCAATACATTAAGGAAATTTCAAAACTTTAA
- a CDS encoding polyprenol monophosphomannose synthase has protein sequence MNDCIVIIPTYNEIENIESIIRSVFSQHKSFHVLIIDDNSPDHTADKVVLLQSEFGGRLFLEKREKKSGLGTAYVHGFRWALAHKYDFIFEMDADFSHNPSDLEKLYNACHFGDADLAIGSRYVTGVNVVNWPLSRVLMSYFASVYVRMITGMKIHDATAGFVCYKRKVLEEINLDKIRFVGYAFQIEMKYRTYCKKFQITEVPIIFTDRTKGQSKMSNSIIIEAVFGVIALRLKRLVNTL, from the coding sequence ATGAATGATTGTATTGTTATAATTCCTACCTATAACGAAATTGAAAATATAGAAAGCATTATTCGATCGGTGTTTTCGCAACATAAATCTTTTCATGTACTTATTATTGATGATAATTCACCGGATCATACTGCTGATAAGGTTGTTTTACTTCAATCGGAATTTGGAGGGAGATTATTTTTGGAAAAAAGAGAAAAAAAATCGGGTTTGGGAACGGCTTATGTTCACGGATTTAGATGGGCACTAGCGCATAAATATGATTTTATTTTTGAAATGGACGCTGATTTTTCGCACAATCCAAGTGATTTAGAGAAGTTATATAATGCTTGTCATTTTGGCGATGCTGATTTAGCAATTGGTTCTCGTTACGTCACCGGAGTAAATGTAGTAAACTGGCCATTGAGCCGCGTATTGATGTCTTATTTCGCCTCGGTTTATGTGCGAATGATTACTGGAATGAAAATTCACGATGCTACAGCAGGTTTTGTTTGTTACAAGAGGAAAGTGCTGGAAGAGATTAATTTAGATAAAATAAGATTTGTGGGTTATGCTTTTCAAATTGAAATGAAATACAGAACCTATTGTAAAAAATTTCAAATTACAGAGGTTCCCATCATTTTTACAGATAGAACAAAAGGGCAGTCCAAAATGAGTAACTCAATAATTATTGAAGCCGTTTTTGGAGTTATTGCACTTAGATTAAAAAGATTAGTCAACACATTATAA
- a CDS encoding DUF4271 domain-containing protein: protein MIETILHPRITDSKDWATVLFVLSFAIIAVTKSVFENRFGDFANLIFSNKYNKVYRDSSHLKSGFTISLFFVQVISLAFFIQISLSYFGHATKTDWILYIQIFTFLVFFILSKYLIEKIIATSFNIEEFMEQFNLQKVTYRTYIGLIILPLNIILFYYDSFSRNIPLLIIAMILIINILTYLISIKNYQNIIFGKLFYFILYLCALEIAPYYFMYYWFTKGSA, encoded by the coding sequence ATGATCGAAACTATACTTCATCCAAGAATAACTGACAGCAAAGACTGGGCAACCGTACTTTTTGTGCTGTCATTTGCTATTATTGCGGTCACAAAATCTGTTTTCGAAAATAGATTTGGTGATTTTGCTAATTTGATTTTTTCCAATAAATACAACAAAGTTTACAGAGACAGCAGCCACCTAAAAAGCGGCTTTACGATTTCCCTATTTTTTGTTCAAGTCATTTCACTTGCTTTCTTTATACAAATTTCGTTAAGCTATTTTGGTCACGCTACAAAGACTGACTGGATTCTTTATATCCAAATATTTACGTTTTTAGTATTCTTTATTTTGTCTAAATATTTGATTGAAAAAATTATAGCAACATCCTTCAATATCGAAGAATTCATGGAGCAGTTTAACCTTCAAAAGGTGACTTACAGAACCTATATTGGACTTATCATACTGCCATTGAATATTATTTTGTTTTATTACGACTCCTTTTCAAGAAATATTCCACTGCTAATTATAGCTATGATATTGATAATAAATATTTTAACTTATTTGATTTCAATAAAAAACTATCAAAATATAATATTCGGTAAGTTGTTTTATTTTATTTTATATCTTTGCGCTCTTGAAATAGCACCCTATTATTTTATGTATTATTGGTTTACAAAAGGGAGTGCTTAG
- the tyrS gene encoding tyrosine--tRNA ligase: MKNFIEEVTWRGMLHDVMPGTEEHLMEQMRVAYVGIDPTADSLHIGHLVGVMLLKHFQLSGHKPLALVGGATGMIGDPSGKSNERNLLDEPTLRHNQEAIKGQLSRFLDFTSDAANAAELVNNYDWMKNFSFLDFIRDVGKHITVNYMMAKDSVKKRLSSEAAEGMSFTEFTYQLVQGYDFLHLYREKNCTLQMGGSDQWGNITTGTELVRRIASGKAYALTCPLITKADGTKFGKSEGGNIWLDSARTSPYKFYQYWLNTSDVDAEKYIKIFTFLSKEEIEVLTEKHKEAPHLRLLQKRLAEEITVMVHSTEDLENAIKASNILFGNSTSDDLKQLDEATFLDVFDGVPQSEISRNEIEAGINIVDVLNEKTGFLKSNGEARRALTANSISINREKVAEDFVLSSKDLINNQFVLLQSGKKNYFVVRVV; this comes from the coding sequence ATGAAGAATTTTATTGAAGAAGTAACTTGGAGAGGAATGCTCCACGATGTTATGCCCGGCACAGAAGAACATTTGATGGAACAAATGCGTGTGGCGTATGTGGGAATTGACCCAACTGCCGATTCATTGCATATAGGACATTTAGTTGGTGTGATGTTATTGAAACATTTTCAACTATCCGGACACAAGCCATTAGCGTTAGTGGGTGGTGCAACAGGAATGATTGGTGATCCATCCGGAAAATCGAATGAAAGAAATTTATTGGACGAACCAACATTGCGTCACAATCAAGAAGCTATAAAAGGACAATTATCCCGTTTTCTGGATTTTACTTCCGATGCGGCTAACGCGGCAGAATTAGTGAATAATTACGACTGGATGAAGAACTTTTCTTTTCTGGATTTCATTCGTGATGTAGGTAAACATATTACGGTTAATTATATGATGGCAAAAGATTCTGTGAAGAAACGTTTGTCCTCAGAAGCTGCGGAAGGAATGTCTTTCACGGAGTTTACCTATCAATTGGTTCAAGGATATGACTTTTTGCATTTGTACAGAGAAAAGAATTGTACGCTGCAAATGGGCGGAAGCGACCAATGGGGGAATATCACCACAGGAACTGAATTGGTACGTAGAATTGCCAGTGGAAAAGCATACGCATTGACTTGTCCGTTGATTACAAAAGCGGATGGGACTAAATTTGGAAAATCTGAAGGTGGGAATATTTGGTTGGATTCGGCTAGAACTTCTCCGTATAAATTTTACCAATACTGGTTGAATACATCTGATGTTGATGCTGAAAAATACATTAAGATTTTTACTTTTTTATCCAAAGAAGAAATCGAAGTTTTAACTGAAAAACATAAAGAAGCACCACATTTACGTTTGTTACAAAAACGTTTGGCCGAAGAAATTACGGTGATGGTACATTCAACAGAAGATTTAGAAAATGCGATAAAAGCATCGAATATTTTGTTTGGGAATTCGACTTCAGACGATTTGAAGCAATTGGACGAAGCGACTTTTTTAGATGTTTTTGATGGTGTTCCTCAATCGGAAATCTCAAGAAATGAAATCGAAGCGGGAATCAATATTGTTGACGTTCTAAACGAAAAAACTGGATTTCTAAAATCAAATGGCGAAGCAAGACGCGCTTTGACGGCTAATTCTATTTCAATAAATAGAGAAAAAGTTGCCGAAGATTTTGTGCTTTCGAGCAAAGATTTAATCAACAATCAGTTTGTATTGTTACAAAGCGGAAAGAAAAACTATTTTGTGGTGAGAGTGGTTTAA
- a CDS encoding DUF4296 domain-containing protein gives MKKIITFLTIITLFVSCRDEVVNKPEQLIEKDVMVNIMYDLSILEAIRNQNPTSLDTFKINSRDYIFKKYKIDSVQFAKSNVYYAADYNEYKSMFEQISNRLETNQKKVDSLIKLEKKKKKPILQKKKPTTTIVGDTTKLK, from the coding sequence ATGAAAAAAATCATCACATTTTTAACGATCATAACACTGTTTGTAAGCTGTAGAGACGAAGTAGTAAATAAGCCAGAACAACTTATAGAAAAAGACGTTATGGTAAATATTATGTATGATTTATCTATTCTGGAAGCTATAAGAAATCAAAATCCGACTTCCTTAGACACTTTTAAAATAAATTCAAGAGATTATATTTTCAAAAAATATAAAATTGACAGCGTTCAATTTGCCAAAAGTAATGTCTATTATGCAGCTGATTATAATGAATACAAGAGCATGTTTGAGCAAATCAGCAACCGATTGGAAACAAATCAAAAGAAGGTCGATTCGTTAATCAAATTGGAGAAAAAGAAAAAGAAACCGATACTTCAAAAAAAGAAACCAACAACTACAATTGTTGGGGATACCACAAAATTGAAATAG
- a CDS encoding dihydroorotase, with protein sequence MNRVLIKNAKIVNEGVIFEGDVLIENDLIVEISESISAKSSQCKIIDAEGNYLIPGAIDDQVHFREPGLTHKGDIESESKAAVAGGITSYIEQPNTVPNAVTQEILEQKYELAAQKSYANYSFMMGATNDNLEEVLKTNPKNVAGIKIFLGSSTGNMLVDNEATLEKIFSSTPMLIAVHCEDEATIKNNLEKYKAEFGEDVPVTVHHLIRSEEACYISSSKAVALAKKTGARLHIFHLSTAKEMDLFTNKIPLEEKKITAEVCVHHLWFTNDDYATKGNLIKWNPAVKTANDRKVLWEALLDDRIDVIATDHAPHTLEEKKQSYLNAPSGGPLVQHAVVAMFEAYHQGKISIEKIVEKMCHNPAKIFKIEKRGFIKEGYYADLVIVNSGLPWSVKKENILAKCGWSPFEGFTFKSRITHTFVNGQLVYTAFKVKDIRAGKRLLFER encoded by the coding sequence ATGAACAGGGTTTTAATTAAGAATGCCAAAATAGTAAATGAAGGAGTGATTTTTGAGGGCGATGTATTAATTGAAAATGACTTAATTGTTGAGATTTCAGAAAGTATTAGTGCCAAATCCTCCCAATGTAAAATTATTGATGCCGAAGGGAATTATTTGATTCCAGGAGCTATTGACGACCAAGTTCATTTTAGAGAACCAGGACTCACGCACAAAGGTGACATAGAATCTGAATCTAAAGCGGCAGTAGCAGGCGGAATTACTTCTTATATTGAACAGCCCAACACAGTTCCTAATGCAGTTACCCAAGAAATATTAGAGCAAAAATACGAGTTGGCTGCCCAGAAATCATACGCAAATTATTCGTTTATGATGGGAGCAACTAATGATAACTTGGAAGAAGTTTTAAAAACAAATCCAAAGAATGTTGCCGGAATAAAAATATTTTTAGGTTCCTCAACAGGGAATATGTTGGTGGATAATGAAGCTACTTTAGAGAAAATATTTTCCAGTACCCCCATGCTTATTGCGGTACACTGCGAAGATGAAGCCACTATCAAGAATAATTTAGAAAAATACAAAGCAGAGTTTGGAGAAGATGTTCCTGTTACGGTGCATCACCTTATCCGAAGCGAGGAAGCATGTTATATTTCGTCTTCTAAAGCCGTTGCGCTGGCTAAAAAAACAGGTGCTCGCTTGCATATTTTTCATCTTTCGACTGCCAAAGAAATGGATTTGTTTACTAATAAAATTCCATTGGAAGAGAAGAAAATCACGGCCGAAGTTTGTGTGCATCACCTTTGGTTTACCAATGATGATTATGCCACTAAAGGCAATTTGATTAAATGGAATCCAGCTGTGAAAACGGCCAATGACAGAAAAGTGCTTTGGGAAGCTTTGTTAGATGATAGAATTGATGTTATTGCCACGGATCACGCACCACATACACTAGAAGAAAAAAAACAATCCTATTTGAACGCTCCTTCTGGCGGACCATTAGTGCAACATGCAGTTGTAGCAATGTTTGAAGCGTATCATCAAGGAAAAATAAGTATTGAGAAAATTGTCGAGAAAATGTGTCACAATCCAGCTAAAATTTTCAAAATTGAAAAGCGTGGTTTTATCAAAGAAGGCTATTATGCCGATTTGGTAATTGTGAATTCTGGATTGCCTTGGAGTGTAAAAAAAGAAAATATTTTGGCTAAATGTGGTTGGTCTCCTTTTGAAGGCTTTACTTTTAAATCTAGAATTACTCATACTTTTGTCAATGGACAATTGGTTTATACTGCTTTTAAAGTAAAAGACATTCGTGCAGGAAAACGTTTATTATTCGAAAGATAA